Proteins co-encoded in one Bacteroidales bacterium genomic window:
- a CDS encoding DUF4492 domain-containing protein: MSIKSFFSKAWLLYFDGFKNMGKLGKRLWLLITIKLIIMFLILKLIFFPNYLKNNFDNDEERSKHVIENLTKSANK; encoded by the coding sequence ATGAGTATAAAGAGTTTTTTTTCAAAAGCGTGGCTTTTGTATTTTGACGGCTTCAAAAACATGGGAAAGCTCGGAAAGAGATTGTGGCTACTCATTACTATCAAATTAATTATAATGTTTTTAATATTGAAGTTAATATTTTTCCCCAACTATTTAAAAAACAACTTCGATAACGATGAGGAACGTAGCAAACACGTTATTGAAAACCTCACGAAATCAGCAAACAAATAA